A stretch of Paenibacillus mucilaginosus 3016 DNA encodes these proteins:
- a CDS encoding PTS fructose transporter subunit IIC, which translates to MEKKILAVTACPTGIAHTYMSAEALEQAAGARGIPLKVEKRGAMGIEDGLTDEEIREAHAVIIAADTDVQEARFAGKNIVKVAVAEAIKNPNGLLDQALAKEARQASAADAIAQVEQAKQERSKQRSGLYKHLMTGVSNMLPLVVAGGLIIALSFVFGIEAFKQEGTLAAALMNIGGGAAFALMVPILSGFIAFSIADRVGLAPGLVGGMLASQLGAGFLGGIISGFLAGYIAQGLKQYLKLPKNFEGLKPILLIPLLSTLTVGLLMVYVIGSPLKAVMDGLTAWLTGMGSTNAILLGLILGAMMAFDMGGPVNKSAYTFAIGLLGSSVYAPMAAVMAAGMTAPLGLWLATMLAPKKYTKEEREAGKAASILGISFITEGAIPFAAADPLRVIPSIVAGSAVTGALSMAFNVTLKAPHGGIFVMAIPHAVEHVLFYALAIAAGMVVTAITVNLLKTNKTTA; encoded by the coding sequence ATGGAGAAAAAGATATTGGCCGTCACGGCGTGTCCTACGGGGATCGCTCATACGTATATGTCGGCAGAAGCGCTGGAGCAGGCGGCAGGAGCCCGCGGGATTCCGCTTAAGGTGGAGAAGCGCGGAGCGATGGGGATCGAGGACGGCCTTACGGACGAGGAGATCCGCGAGGCGCATGCGGTCATTATTGCGGCCGATACGGATGTGCAGGAAGCCCGCTTCGCCGGCAAGAACATCGTGAAGGTGGCGGTGGCTGAAGCGATCAAGAACCCGAACGGGCTGCTCGATCAGGCGCTGGCCAAGGAAGCTAGGCAGGCCTCCGCAGCCGATGCCATCGCCCAGGTGGAACAGGCGAAGCAAGAGCGGAGCAAGCAGCGCTCCGGCCTGTATAAGCACCTGATGACCGGCGTCTCGAACATGCTGCCGCTCGTGGTAGCCGGCGGTCTGATCATCGCGCTGTCGTTCGTCTTCGGCATCGAGGCCTTCAAGCAGGAAGGCACCCTGGCAGCCGCCCTCATGAACATCGGCGGTGGAGCGGCCTTCGCCCTCATGGTTCCGATTCTCTCGGGCTTCATCGCATTCTCGATCGCCGACCGGGTCGGCCTGGCGCCGGGTCTTGTCGGCGGCATGCTGGCTTCGCAGCTTGGCGCAGGCTTCCTCGGCGGCATCATCTCCGGCTTCCTGGCCGGCTATATCGCGCAGGGATTGAAGCAGTACCTCAAGCTGCCGAAGAACTTCGAAGGCCTGAAGCCGATCCTGCTCATCCCGCTGCTCTCCACGCTGACCGTCGGCCTGCTCATGGTCTACGTCATCGGCAGCCCGCTGAAGGCGGTCATGGACGGCCTGACGGCCTGGCTTACGGGCATGGGCTCGACCAATGCGATTCTGCTCGGCCTGATCCTCGGCGCCATGATGGCGTTCGATATGGGCGGCCCGGTGAACAAATCCGCGTACACCTTCGCGATCGGGCTGCTCGGCAGCTCCGTATATGCTCCGATGGCTGCGGTAATGGCCGCCGGCATGACGGCTCCGCTGGGGCTGTGGCTCGCAACGATGCTGGCACCGAAGAAGTACACGAAGGAAGAGCGCGAAGCGGGCAAGGCGGCTTCCATCCTGGGGATCTCGTTCATTACCGAAGGGGCCATTCCGTTCGCCGCAGCCGACCCGCTGCGCGTCATTCCAAGCATCGTGGCCGGATCGGCGGTTACCGGGGCGCTGTCGATGGCCTTTAACGTCACGCTCAAGGCACCGCACGGCGGGATTTTCGTTATGGCGATCCCGCACGCTGTAGAGCATGTATTGTTCTACGCCCTCGCGATTGCAGCGGGCATGGTGGTTACCGCCATCACGGTGAATCTGCTCAAAACCAACAAAACCACAGCCTAA
- a CDS encoding PTS sugar transporter subunit IIA gives MNIASILRTETIELNMTAATKEEAIAKMAALVGNAGFLSDQDQYVKDVLIREGSSSTGIGFGVAIPHGKSSGVKSAALAFAKFAEPVEWASMDGQPVTMAFLIGVPVEQAGQEHLKILTTLARKLIHESFRQTLTDAASAEDVLKALDF, from the coding sequence ATGAATATTGCAAGCATTCTGCGTACCGAAACGATTGAGCTGAACATGACGGCAGCAACGAAGGAAGAAGCGATCGCCAAGATGGCCGCTCTGGTCGGTAACGCCGGCTTCCTCAGCGACCAGGACCAGTATGTGAAGGACGTGCTGATCCGCGAGGGCAGCTCGTCGACAGGCATCGGCTTCGGCGTGGCGATCCCGCACGGCAAGTCGTCCGGCGTGAAGTCGGCGGCCCTGGCCTTCGCGAAGTTCGCGGAGCCGGTGGAGTGGGCGTCGATGGACGGCCAGCCGGTGACGATGGCCTTCCTGATCGGCGTGCCGGTCGAGCAGGCGGGGCAGGAGCACCTCAAGATTCTGACGACGCTGGCGCGCAAGCTCATCCATGAGTCGTTCCGTCAGACGCTGACGGATGCCGCTTCGGCGGAGGATGTGCTGAAGGCACTGGATTTCTAA
- a CDS encoding rhamnogalacturonan acetylesterase produces MYKLMSSKIFKTVSAVLLGAALGAGSLPAGVPSVQAADTSLSARNQLLLDCGPGPAAPGYVRLLPSTLYKASPGYGFLNPKLVTGADRGTPDALRGDFCVPKSPLRADLPNGEYQVTVLSGDSAEASSTAVTAEASITADFTAAAGQFDQKTLTVPVTDRRLDLEFGGTAPRINAIEISRVHKFDFGPGAVEPGYTPVRQTTSYSASTGYGFSDVTKVTYGADRGAPDALRGDYLGASGASFLLDLPNGDYEVSLISGDQTEANLVDIKAEGIYRARALAAAAGEFSTATFNVAVIDGQLSIEVLGAVPRLNSLVVKKRPNRVKGDKPTAYLAGDSTVQTYNSRFYPQAGWGQKIGDYFTDGVIFANRAIGGRSSRSFVNDGRLDTILNEIRPGDYLFVQFGHNDASSNPERYAAPYTTYKEYLKMYLDGAKQRGATPVLVTPVGRRSWDANGLFKNDFPDHYAAMKQVAEEQNVQLLDLNARSIAFYNTVGIEETKALFLWLEPGVYPNFPNGVQDNTHFKEEGAVQIARLVTEGIRDLQLGIAAFIK; encoded by the coding sequence ATGTACAAGCTTATGAGCAGCAAAATCTTCAAAACCGTCTCCGCCGTCCTGCTCGGCGCGGCCCTCGGAGCCGGCAGCCTGCCTGCCGGTGTCCCTTCCGTGCAGGCAGCCGACACGTCCCTCTCGGCCAGAAACCAGCTGCTGCTCGACTGCGGGCCTGGACCGGCCGCGCCGGGTTACGTCCGGCTCCTGCCCTCCACGCTCTACAAGGCCTCGCCCGGCTACGGCTTCCTGAACCCGAAGCTCGTGACCGGCGCTGACCGCGGCACTCCGGATGCGCTGCGCGGCGACTTCTGCGTGCCGAAGAGCCCGCTGCGTGCCGACTTGCCGAACGGCGAGTACCAGGTGACGGTCCTCTCGGGCGACAGTGCCGAAGCTTCGTCCACCGCCGTCACGGCCGAGGCTTCCATCACGGCCGACTTCACCGCCGCCGCCGGCCAGTTCGACCAGAAGACGCTGACGGTCCCGGTCACGGACCGCAGACTCGATCTTGAATTCGGCGGCACGGCGCCGCGGATCAACGCGATCGAGATCTCCCGCGTGCACAAGTTCGACTTCGGTCCGGGGGCGGTCGAGCCGGGCTACACGCCGGTCAGGCAGACCACCTCTTACAGCGCTTCGACAGGCTACGGCTTCTCTGATGTGACGAAGGTGACCTATGGCGCAGACCGCGGGGCTCCGGATGCCCTCCGCGGCGACTACCTCGGTGCGAGCGGCGCCTCGTTCCTCCTCGACCTGCCGAACGGGGACTACGAAGTCAGCCTGATCTCCGGCGACCAGACGGAAGCGAACCTCGTGGACATCAAGGCCGAAGGAATCTACAGAGCCCGGGCACTGGCCGCCGCTGCCGGCGAATTCAGCACCGCCACCTTCAACGTAGCCGTGATCGACGGCCAGCTCAGCATCGAAGTGCTCGGCGCCGTACCGCGCCTGAACTCCCTTGTCGTCAAAAAGCGGCCGAACCGCGTGAAGGGCGACAAGCCGACGGCTTACCTGGCCGGCGATTCGACCGTGCAAACCTACAATTCGCGTTTTTACCCGCAAGCCGGCTGGGGCCAGAAGATCGGTGACTACTTCACCGACGGTGTGATCTTCGCCAACCGCGCGATCGGCGGGCGCAGCTCCCGCAGCTTCGTGAACGACGGCCGTCTCGACACGATCCTGAACGAGATCCGGCCGGGCGACTACCTGTTCGTCCAGTTCGGCCATAACGATGCATCGTCCAATCCGGAGCGCTATGCGGCTCCTTATACAACGTACAAAGAGTATCTCAAAATGTACCTTGACGGTGCCAAGCAGCGCGGAGCGACACCGGTGCTCGTCACGCCGGTGGGCCGCCGCAGCTGGGATGCGAACGGCCTGTTCAAGAACGACTTCCCGGACCACTACGCCGCCATGAAGCAGGTAGCCGAAGAGCAGAACGTGCAGCTGCTTGACCTCAACGCGCGCAGCATCGCCTTCTACAACACGGTGGGCATCGAGGAGACGAAGGCTCTCTTCCTGTGGCTGGAGCCGGGCGTGTATCCGAACTTCCCGAACGGTGTGCAGGATAACACGCACTTCAAGGAAGAAGGCGCCGTGCAGATCGCCCGCCTTGTGACCGAAGGCATCCGTGATCTGCAGCTGGGGATTGCTGCGTTTATCAAGTAA